The following coding sequences lie in one Sedimentibacter sp. MB35-C1 genomic window:
- a CDS encoding DNA recombination protein RmuC: MDLFIIVILTISVIINIVVLIKLGSRNSEKNIISEMKLNMSNNNFQLIDQILKKISESEQKQLREILTNKIETVERLEKNTGKMNQSFMNFSSEISKSLNDNFSSLNEKVGTNLEKINMRVEERLNEGFEKTNKTFISILERLSKIDEAQKKIDSLSTNIVSLQDVLTDKKSRGTFGEVQLNHILSSVFGENNKKVYELQKKLSNGTIADAVLYIPEPVGMLCVDSKFPLENYQRMIDKKISDADRKIYERDFKTNVKKHINDISSKYIIEGLTSEQAIMFLPAEAIFAEINAYHQDLIDYAGTKKIWIASPTTLMSVLSTLQVVLRNMEREKYAGIIHEELSKLGNEFRLYKQRWDSLAKDIRKVSDDVDKIHITSNKIEKRFDKISKVEISDFDFDENDESEAVLTEN, from the coding sequence ATGGATTTATTTATAATTGTTATTCTTACAATATCAGTGATAATCAATATAGTTGTACTAATTAAGCTAGGGAGCAGGAATTCAGAAAAAAACATAATTTCTGAAATGAAGTTGAATATGAGCAACAACAACTTCCAACTAATTGATCAGATTTTAAAAAAAATATCTGAATCTGAGCAGAAACAGCTTAGAGAGATACTGACGAATAAGATTGAAACGGTTGAAAGGCTTGAAAAAAATACTGGAAAAATGAATCAGTCCTTTATGAACTTCAGTTCAGAGATATCAAAATCATTAAATGATAACTTTTCATCATTAAATGAAAAGGTCGGTACAAATCTTGAGAAGATTAATATGCGCGTTGAAGAAAGGCTTAATGAAGGATTTGAAAAAACTAACAAAACTTTTATCAGTATATTGGAGCGGCTCTCAAAAATAGATGAGGCACAGAAAAAAATCGACAGTCTTTCCACAAACATAGTATCACTTCAGGATGTTTTAACAGACAAAAAAAGCAGGGGAACCTTTGGAGAGGTTCAGCTGAATCATATATTGTCTTCTGTATTTGGCGAAAACAACAAAAAAGTTTATGAGCTTCAAAAAAAATTGAGCAACGGAACTATAGCTGACGCGGTGCTTTATATTCCGGAACCCGTAGGAATGTTGTGTGTGGATTCAAAGTTTCCTTTGGAAAATTACCAGCGAATGATTGATAAAAAAATTTCTGATGCTGATAGAAAAATATATGAACGGGATTTCAAAACAAATGTAAAAAAACATATTAATGATATTTCATCAAAATACATAATAGAAGGACTAACTTCGGAACAGGCGATAATGTTTCTGCCTGCAGAGGCAATATTTGCGGAAATTAATGCATATCATCAGGATTTAATTGATTATGCCGGAACTAAAAAAATCTGGATTGCTTCGCCTACGACACTTATGTCTGTTTTATCAACATTACAGGTTGTTCTAAGAAACATGGAAAGAGAAAAATATGCCGGCATTATTCATGAAGAACTCAGCAAACTTGGGAATGAATTTAGACTTTACAAACAAAGGTGGGATTCGCTGGCGAAGGACATAAGAAAAGTGTCCGATGATGTTGATAAGATACACATAACATCAAATAAAATCGAGAAAAGATTCGATAAGATATCAAAGGTTGAAATAAGTGATTTTGACTTCGACGAAAATGATGAATCAGAAGCTGTGCTGACGGAAAATTAA
- a CDS encoding MarR family winged helix-turn-helix transcriptional regulator, protein MDVTKRKLTKIAREINKFTTRTLRAYGVGSSEFDLIHVVRHRPGVTQAEICRVLGIDKAAVARQTANLETKGFLTRKKNPNDGRSQILFATEKAEALKNSKTEIETMFYEWLLEVLTEDDQNEFARLLDILYHRSKTESKADFPNMTKRIEQDNNLLEKENNEK, encoded by the coding sequence ATGGATGTAACCAAAAGAAAACTCACAAAAATTGCACGTGAAATAAATAAATTTACAACACGAACTTTAAGAGCTTATGGAGTAGGCTCATCTGAATTTGATTTAATTCATGTTGTTAGACATCGGCCCGGAGTTACACAAGCTGAAATTTGCAGGGTTCTTGGTATTGATAAAGCTGCTGTAGCAAGACAAACTGCAAACCTTGAAACAAAAGGTTTTTTGACACGTAAGAAAAATCCAAATGATGGCCGCAGCCAAATTTTATTTGCAACTGAAAAAGCTGAAGCCTTAAAAAATTCAAAAACTGAAATAGAAACTATGTTTTACGAATGGCTTTTAGAAGTATTGACCGAAGACGACCAAAATGAATTTGCGCGATTGCTGGATATTCTTTATCATCGTTCAAAAACAGAGAGTAAAGCTGATTTTCCAAATATGACAAAGCGTATTGAGCAAGATAATAATTTATTGGAGAAAGAAAATAATGAAAAATAA
- a CDS encoding putative glycoside hydrolase — MINKSKKIISLLIIAAALAGCANQANANTPIPEDEPKQQETEAIATQTDEERAQIELESKLADREKLEEQRKEELGEFYVPLVSIGNEQEKKSVEVKALYATGHTAGNTLNKENIDTYGAYVKALSEGDTSKINEFSPSAEKANKFERIIGIAIGTEINGLVINVKDDNGFITYDSDIEIVQKMNEETPIQIDDVSGMLQILKEYDIYTIGRIVAFKDKNFAVKSPEHSIQLKSGGTWLDPNSGNIPWVNPFDKYVWDYNVSIAKEAALLGFDEIQFDYVRFPDGAKRYNPITEFPGREGRDKDEAIADFLEYAEKELEPYNVNLGADVFGIITRTWDDYPEDIGQTWVLMGEYVDNMAPMVYPSHYSTGWYNLDNPNAHPYLVVKGAMEEAVEKNSSMEKPPVIRPWIQDFDWAGIEYGPEKVRDQIIAAKELGIAEYMIWNPSNSYDPYSFMLTSKEKSETYPADKGEMDYREKTPSDAADKYLTGMLQGRYSYMYLMEPVSKRIQDFDDYAELQATSNIKLLNYKVYGYEMDKDNSDLAKAEVYYKIEVTENETKHIIEKDNVKWDAVREHNIWKINAEFETSADEL; from the coding sequence ATGATAAATAAATCAAAAAAAATAATATCTTTATTAATAATTGCAGCAGCGCTGGCTGGATGTGCAAATCAAGCCAACGCAAACACACCCATACCCGAGGATGAACCGAAACAGCAGGAAACGGAAGCTATTGCTACTCAAACAGATGAGGAAAGGGCTCAGATAGAGTTGGAAAGCAAACTGGCTGATAGAGAAAAGCTGGAAGAGCAGAGAAAAGAGGAATTGGGCGAATTTTATGTACCCCTTGTTTCAATAGGAAATGAGCAAGAAAAGAAAAGCGTTGAAGTTAAAGCACTGTATGCTACCGGTCATACTGCCGGTAATACTTTAAATAAGGAAAACATTGATACCTATGGAGCATATGTAAAGGCACTGTCCGAAGGAGATACATCAAAGATAAATGAATTTTCGCCTTCAGCCGAAAAAGCAAACAAATTTGAAAGAATTATTGGTATTGCCATAGGCACAGAGATAAACGGGCTTGTAATAAATGTGAAAGATGATAATGGATTTATAACTTATGACAGTGATATTGAAATTGTCCAAAAAATGAACGAAGAAACCCCGATACAAATTGATGATGTAAGTGGTATGCTTCAGATTTTGAAAGAATATGATATTTATACTATAGGAAGAATTGTTGCTTTTAAGGATAAAAATTTTGCAGTTAAAAGCCCGGAACATTCTATTCAATTGAAATCAGGTGGAACGTGGCTTGATCCCAACAGTGGAAACATACCGTGGGTCAATCCTTTTGACAAGTATGTTTGGGATTATAATGTTTCTATTGCAAAGGAAGCTGCACTTTTGGGATTTGATGAAATACAGTTTGACTACGTAAGATTTCCCGACGGCGCAAAAAGATATAATCCGATTACAGAATTCCCGGGAAGAGAAGGAAGGGATAAAGATGAAGCTATTGCCGATTTCTTGGAGTATGCTGAAAAAGAGCTAGAGCCTTACAATGTAAATTTAGGAGCTGATGTATTTGGAATCATCACAAGAACGTGGGATGATTATCCGGAAGATATAGGGCAAACATGGGTTCTTATGGGAGAATATGTGGACAATATGGCTCCTATGGTTTACCCAAGCCATTATTCAACCGGATGGTACAATCTTGATAATCCAAACGCTCATCCTTACCTTGTAGTTAAGGGAGCCATGGAAGAGGCAGTGGAAAAAAATTCTTCTATGGAAAAGCCACCTGTAATCAGGCCTTGGATTCAGGATTTTGATTGGGCAGGAATTGAATACGGCCCTGAAAAGGTGAGAGATCAGATTATAGCAGCAAAAGAGCTGGGTATAGCGGAATACATGATTTGGAACCCAAGCAACTCATATGATCCATATTCTTTCATGTTGACGTCTAAAGAAAAATCAGAAACATATCCTGCGGATAAAGGAGAAATGGACTACAGGGAAAAAACCCCGTCAGATGCTGCTGATAAATACCTGACAGGCATGCTTCAAGGGAGATACAGCTACATGTATTTAATGGAGCCGGTAAGCAAAAGAATACAGGATTTTGACGATTATGCAGAACTTCAGGCTACATCAAACATCAAGCTGTTAAACTATAAGGTTTACGGGTATGAAATGGATAAGGATAACAGTGATTTGGCTAAAGCTGAGGTATATTATAAAATAGAAGTGACAGAAAATGAAACTAAACATATAATAGAAAAAGATAATGTGAAGTGGGACGCTGTAAGAGAACACAACATATGGAAGATAAATGCCGAATTTGAAACTTCGGCCGATGAACTGTAG
- the recQ gene encoding DNA helicase RecQ produces MDKAVEILKKYFGYDSFRNGQREIIESILARRDVLAIMPTGGGKSLCYQIPAIMMEGTALVISPLISLMKDQVDSLRQIGIPSAFINSSLSMSQFREIINDAQNNKFKLLYVAPERLESESFLELLKKINISMVAVDEAHCVSQWGHDFRPSYLKIRDLRGLADNGVNISAFTATATPEVKQDIVKLIGLNEHFEITTGFDRENLKFEVVRKNKKLPYLLEFVKDHRDNSGIIYCLTRRLVDDVCNKLVESGFNAVKYHAGLSDAHREKNQEDFLYDKADIMVATNAFGMGIDKLDIRYVVHYNMPKNIESYYQEAGRAGRDGEPSQCILLFSAQDVVMNNYLIDNSAGDSGSKSNDYIKLRDMVNYCNTDKCLRKHLISYFDPSYTREQCGNCGNCLSEIERRDITVEAQKILSCIYRMGGRFGSGMVTDVLRGSGNKRIKSFNFNKLSTYGIMKEYDRNTLTEIISFLISEGYINVAGDKFPVLAISNLGYSVLKGKQTVTIRKLISKDKEATIEKTYNINLLDKLKSLRKEIASSLNVPAFMVFSDASLRDMCIKLPINRNEFLKVSGVGEIKAEKFSSKFCDVIKHYIEENNIEKPIENNESIKTSAEDEQHLGTHENNADESKKEDTRIMSLRLYKEGKGIEEIAAVRKLLPTTVEGHLADCIKLGYEINIRDFISEDVERLIINTYKEIGGAKLKPIKEALPPEITYGEIKIALANLSGERNE; encoded by the coding sequence TTGGATAAAGCAGTTGAAATATTAAAGAAGTACTTTGGATATGATTCGTTTAGAAATGGCCAAAGAGAAATTATAGAGAGCATATTGGCACGAAGAGATGTATTGGCAATAATGCCTACAGGAGGCGGGAAGTCTTTATGTTACCAGATACCTGCTATTATGATGGAGGGGACGGCGCTTGTAATTTCGCCTCTTATTTCATTGATGAAGGATCAGGTTGATTCACTTCGTCAAATAGGGATACCATCTGCATTTATAAATAGCTCATTATCAATGTCTCAATTCAGAGAAATAATCAATGACGCTCAAAACAATAAATTTAAACTTTTATACGTAGCTCCTGAGAGGCTTGAATCAGAAAGTTTTTTAGAACTGTTGAAAAAAATTAATATTTCTATGGTAGCTGTGGATGAAGCTCACTGTGTCTCGCAGTGGGGTCATGATTTCAGGCCAAGTTATTTAAAAATAAGAGACTTGAGAGGGCTGGCCGATAACGGCGTGAATATTTCTGCTTTTACAGCAACGGCAACACCTGAAGTAAAGCAGGATATAGTTAAGCTTATAGGATTAAATGAGCATTTTGAGATAACAACGGGGTTTGATAGAGAAAATTTAAAATTTGAAGTTGTGAGAAAAAATAAGAAGTTACCTTATTTATTGGAATTTGTGAAGGATCACAGAGATAATTCAGGAATAATATATTGCCTTACAAGAAGGTTGGTCGATGATGTTTGCAACAAACTTGTTGAATCAGGCTTCAATGCTGTAAAATATCATGCGGGTCTGAGTGATGCTCATAGAGAAAAAAATCAGGAGGATTTTCTGTATGATAAAGCTGATATAATGGTTGCAACCAATGCTTTTGGAATGGGAATTGATAAATTGGATATAAGGTATGTGGTTCATTACAATATGCCTAAGAATATTGAATCATACTATCAGGAAGCAGGAAGAGCAGGCAGGGACGGTGAACCCTCCCAATGTATTTTGTTGTTTTCTGCTCAGGATGTTGTTATGAATAATTATCTAATAGATAACAGTGCAGGTGACTCTGGTTCAAAATCAAATGATTATATTAAGCTTAGAGATATGGTTAATTACTGCAATACAGACAAGTGCCTCAGAAAACACCTCATAAGCTACTTTGATCCTTCATATACAAGGGAACAATGCGGAAATTGCGGCAATTGTCTAAGTGAAATTGAAAGACGGGATATAACTGTTGAGGCTCAAAAAATATTGTCTTGCATTTACAGAATGGGCGGAAGATTCGGAAGCGGGATGGTGACAGATGTGCTGAGGGGGAGCGGAAATAAAAGAATAAAATCATTTAATTTTAATAAATTAAGCACATATGGCATAATGAAGGAATATGACCGGAATACATTGACGGAAATAATTTCATTTCTTATTTCCGAAGGATATATTAATGTAGCAGGTGATAAATTTCCCGTGTTAGCTATATCTAATCTAGGTTATTCCGTTCTGAAGGGAAAACAGACTGTTACTATTAGAAAATTAATTTCAAAGGACAAAGAAGCTACAATTGAAAAAACGTATAATATAAACCTGCTTGATAAGCTGAAATCACTTAGAAAAGAAATAGCATCCAGCCTTAATGTTCCTGCCTTTATGGTGTTCTCGGACGCTTCTTTGAGAGATATGTGCATCAAGCTTCCCATAAACAGGAACGAATTTCTTAAGGTATCAGGTGTAGGAGAGATTAAAGCTGAAAAGTTCAGCAGCAAGTTCTGTGATGTAATAAAACACTACATTGAGGAAAACAATATAGAAAAGCCGATAGAAAACAACGAAAGTATAAAGACCAGTGCAGAAGATGAACAGCATCTGGGAACTCATGAAAATAATGCAGACGAATCAAAAAAGGAAGACACCAGGATTATGAGTTTAAGGCTTTACAAAGAAGGGAAAGGTATAGAGGAAATAGCAGCTGTCAGAAAACTGCTTCCTACCACTGTTGAGGGACACCTTGCAGATTGCATAAAACTTGGATATGAAATTAATATAAGAGATTTTATTTCTGAGGATGTTGAAAGACTTATAATTAATACATACAAAGAAATAGGCGGCGCAAAGCTTAAACCTATAAAGGAAGCACTTCCGCCGGAAATAACATATGGTGAAATAAAAATTGCTCTGGCAAACTTATCAGGAGAAAGAAATGAGTAA
- the rsmI gene encoding 16S rRNA (cytidine(1402)-2'-O)-methyltransferase, translated as MSKLYIVPTPIGNLGDMTERAVEALKESDLVLAEDTRHTQKLLNFFEIKTRMLSYHKFNEKSRSGEIISDIADNDRTVSLVTDAGTPCISDPGYELVKSAREAGVEVIGLAGASAVTIALSVSGIDTFEFAFYGFLPRKKSELEDALKKVKNNQVKTFVFYESPKRVVNLVKNIKEQMPDATLCVCKELTKLHENTFYGSVSSVEEQLKNHEDVERGEYVVVGYNNNYEEKEQSSAAVSIHGILFDKLFHKEYSLKEAVSEVVSEGLASKNEAYKASLEIKKFIEKY; from the coding sequence ATGAGTAAATTATATATAGTGCCTACACCTATAGGCAATTTAGGAGATATGACCGAAAGAGCTGTTGAGGCTTTGAAAGAAAGTGATTTGGTTTTAGCAGAGGATACCAGACATACACAGAAGCTTTTGAATTTTTTTGAAATCAAAACTCGTATGCTTTCATATCATAAATTTAATGAGAAAAGCAGAAGCGGCGAAATTATAAGCGATATTGCAGATAATGACAGAACTGTGTCGCTGGTAACCGATGCAGGAACACCGTGCATATCGGACCCAGGATATGAGCTTGTTAAAAGCGCAAGAGAGGCAGGTGTTGAGGTAATTGGACTTGCGGGAGCATCTGCTGTAACAATTGCACTGTCTGTATCGGGAATTGATACCTTTGAATTTGCCTTTTACGGATTTTTGCCGAGAAAGAAAAGCGAGCTTGAAGATGCGTTGAAAAAAGTAAAGAATAATCAGGTGAAGACATTTGTTTTTTATGAATCGCCGAAAAGGGTAGTTAATTTGGTTAAAAATATCAAGGAACAAATGCCTGATGCGACTCTGTGTGTATGCAAGGAGCTTACAAAGCTTCATGAAAATACATTTTACGGAAGCGTATCGTCCGTGGAGGAACAGCTTAAAAACCATGAAGATGTTGAAAGAGGCGAGTATGTGGTTGTAGGGTACAATAACAACTATGAGGAAAAAGAGCAAAGCTCTGCCGCTGTAAGCATTCACGGAATATTGTTTGACAAACTGTTTCATAAAGAGTATTCTTTAAAGGAAGCTGTCAGTGAAGTTGTAAGTGAAGGGTTGGCTTCAAAAAATGAAGCATATAAAGCTTCATTAGAAATAAAAAAATTTATAGAAAAATATTGA
- a CDS encoding DUF554 domain-containing protein codes for MLGTLVNSLAVAVGGLIGVFFRNVIPERISNAMIKAAGLAVITAGIKLSLTGQNLSLLIMSVIIGTVIGEVIDIEGKLDNLGAAVERKIKSRENNIALGFVTCTLIYCVGSMAIVGSIQSGLTGNHEILFSKALLDGIMSVTMAASLGVGVVFSSLSVLIYQGSITLLAQFIQSLLSDVVITEMTAVGGTLIMAMGLNFLEIKRVKVGNMLPAIFLPIIYFVFFS; via the coding sequence ATGTTAGGCACACTAGTGAATTCATTAGCAGTAGCAGTCGGCGGACTGATAGGAGTCTTTTTCAGGAACGTGATACCCGAAAGAATATCAAATGCCATGATAAAGGCTGCCGGACTTGCTGTTATTACAGCTGGTATTAAGCTGAGCCTTACCGGCCAGAATCTTTCACTTTTGATAATGTCGGTAATAATAGGTACGGTAATAGGGGAAGTAATTGATATTGAGGGAAAGCTTGACAACCTCGGGGCAGCTGTGGAGCGTAAGATAAAAAGCAGGGAAAATAATATTGCTTTGGGTTTTGTTACATGCACTCTTATTTATTGTGTTGGCTCAATGGCAATAGTAGGGTCTATACAGAGTGGGTTGACCGGGAATCATGAAATACTATTTTCAAAAGCTCTTTTGGATGGCATAATGTCGGTTACAATGGCTGCATCATTAGGTGTAGGCGTAGTTTTCTCAAGTTTAAGCGTATTAATATATCAGGGGAGCATTACATTGCTTGCTCAGTTTATTCAGTCACTTTTGAGCGATGTTGTTATAACTGAAATGACGGCCGTAGGGGGAACACTAATTATGGCTATGGGGCTGAACTTCTTGGAAATCAAACGTGTTAAGGTTGGGAATATGCTTCCGGCTATATTTTTACCCATAATATATTTTGTTTTTTTTAGTTGA
- a CDS encoding MFS transporter — protein MKNNNTSKKHLRNIVFLGLVSFFADISSQMVYPLIPLYLTTSFGATPVLVGIIEGIAESVASLLKVFSGYFSDKYNHKKAIAFCGYASGLFYKLALIFAGSWVGILGARVIDRLGKGIRTAPRDVMVSESAEESHMGKAFGIHKALDMAGSAIGILLSFFLLKKVGDNAYRTVFALSIIPVLIALAMFFFIEEKRGNREIKQKEHFWNNVGKLDSNLKLYLLVTFIFTLGNSSNSFLLLKATDIGFTSTNTILLYFIYNITAASLAIHFGKRSDKVGRKKILIKGYILFAVVYLGFAFASQKWMLVISFIIYGFYTAMVTGVERAFISEISPHELKGTMLGLHSTIVGIALLPASIIAGILWNNIGSYAPFIFGAALSSASALLLCVFFNRNSSKNHNASAES, from the coding sequence ATGAAAAATAATAACACATCAAAAAAGCATCTGCGAAATATTGTTTTTCTCGGCCTTGTCAGCTTTTTTGCTGATATTTCCAGTCAAATGGTATATCCCCTCATACCCTTGTATCTGACTACATCATTTGGTGCCACACCTGTTTTGGTTGGAATCATTGAAGGCATTGCCGAAAGTGTAGCAAGTCTTTTAAAGGTGTTCAGCGGATATTTCAGCGACAAATACAATCATAAAAAAGCAATTGCATTTTGCGGATATGCGTCAGGACTTTTTTATAAGTTGGCATTGATTTTCGCCGGTTCATGGGTGGGAATTCTGGGAGCAAGAGTAATAGACCGACTTGGGAAAGGAATTCGTACAGCACCAAGAGATGTTATGGTATCTGAAAGCGCAGAAGAATCGCATATGGGCAAGGCCTTTGGAATACACAAAGCATTGGATATGGCAGGCTCTGCAATTGGAATACTTTTATCATTCTTTTTATTAAAAAAAGTTGGAGATAATGCTTATAGAACTGTATTTGCGCTCTCAATTATCCCCGTACTGATTGCCCTTGCCATGTTTTTCTTTATTGAAGAAAAGCGCGGTAACAGAGAAATAAAACAGAAGGAACATTTTTGGAACAACGTAGGAAAACTAGATAGCAATTTAAAACTTTACCTACTTGTTACCTTTATTTTCACACTGGGTAACTCCTCCAATTCGTTTCTATTGCTAAAGGCAACTGACATAGGGTTTACAAGTACAAACACTATTCTTTTATACTTTATCTATAACATAACTGCTGCATCCCTTGCCATACATTTTGGTAAACGCTCGGATAAAGTTGGAAGGAAAAAAATTCTTATAAAAGGTTATATTTTATTTGCAGTCGTATATCTAGGCTTTGCGTTCGCATCTCAAAAGTGGATGCTTGTTATCTCTTTCATTATTTACGGCTTCTACACTGCAATGGTAACAGGCGTAGAAAGAGCCTTCATATCTGAGATATCACCCCATGAATTAAAAGGAACAATGCTTGGCCTTCATTCCACAATTGTAGGCATTGCCTTGTTACCTGCCAGCATAATTGCAGGTATACTATGGAATAATATCGGCTCCTACGCACCATTCATTTTTGGGGCAGCTCTATCATCAGCATCCGCTTTATTGCTATGTGTTTTCTTCAATCGAAATTCCTCGAAAAACCATAATGCCAGCGCTGAATCATAA
- a CDS encoding aspartate-semialdehyde dehydrogenase: MKLYNLAILGATGAVGQEMLKILGERNFPFGELKLLASKRSAGEEIEFKGNKYIVEEATENSFKNIDIVLCAAENNISEALSPAAVKAGAVVIDNSSAFRLNDDVPLVVPEVNAEDVKNNKGIIANPNCSTIIALTALNELNKYSKINRMIVSTYQAVSGAGINGIRELNQQVKDINEGKPVEIKTFQHQIAYNLIPQIGDFDEMGYSQEEMKLQNEGRKILHNPDLKVNCTCVRVPVYRSHSESITIETEKEITPQKAKDLLAKAEGVKLVDDLADKKYPMPLDTSDQNLIYVGRIRKDISKDNSLALWCCGDQIRKGAATNAVQIAEVLIKDWENK, encoded by the coding sequence ATGAAATTATACAACTTAGCAATATTAGGAGCAACAGGAGCAGTAGGGCAGGAAATGCTGAAAATACTAGGCGAAAGAAATTTTCCATTCGGTGAATTAAAATTGCTGGCAAGCAAGAGAAGTGCAGGCGAAGAAATTGAGTTCAAGGGGAACAAATATATTGTAGAGGAAGCAACAGAAAATTCATTTAAAAATATTGATATTGTATTGTGTGCGGCAGAAAACAACATAAGCGAGGCCCTTTCGCCGGCAGCGGTAAAGGCGGGAGCAGTTGTAATAGACAATTCTTCTGCATTCAGATTGAATGACGATGTGCCTTTGGTTGTACCTGAGGTTAATGCGGAGGATGTTAAAAACAACAAGGGAATTATAGCAAACCCTAACTGTTCAACTATAATAGCATTAACAGCATTAAATGAGTTGAATAAATATTCTAAAATAAACCGCATGATTGTTTCAACATACCAAGCAGTTTCTGGTGCAGGCATCAACGGTATAAGAGAACTGAATCAGCAGGTAAAAGACATAAATGAAGGCAAGCCCGTGGAAATAAAAACATTCCAGCATCAGATCGCATATAATTTGATACCGCAGATTGGGGATTTCGATGAGATGGGATATTCTCAAGAAGAAATGAAGCTTCAAAATGAAGGAAGAAAGATACTGCATAATCCTGATTTGAAGGTTAACTGCACTTGTGTCAGAGTTCCCGTATACAGAAGTCATTCAGAATCAATTACCATAGAAACAGAAAAAGAAATAACTCCACAGAAAGCAAAAGATCTTTTAGCGAAAGCTGAAGGAGTAAAGCTGGTAGATGATTTGGCTGATAAAAAATACCCTATGCCTCTGGATACATCAGATCAGAACCTTATTTACGTTGGAAGAATCAGAAAAGACATCAGCAAAGACAATTCCTTGGCTCTCTGGTGCTGCGGAGACCAGATAAGAAAGGGAGCTGCAACAAATGCTGTTCAAATTGCTGAAGTTTTGATAAAAGATTGGGAAAACAAATAA
- a CDS encoding Na+/H+ antiporter NhaC family protein, translating into MNNKKLALNPVVILMISLGFIICSIILSIPLYAAFMAGLVFTSIILVKSGYKLNELVKTVIDSVREIKNLIVVILFIGATTSIWLSSGVVPTIMYYGFTYMEGVNFLFAAFLIMSAVSLFMGTAIGTISTVGICLSGIGMGLGIPKNLIVGMLVSGAFVADKISPLSGLVNLLVTTTHKNYREIFKSMIITLLPTIIVTAAIYFILGQKYTGGDYSKLLLYKEAIASGFNITPFMLMLPVIILGLSIAGLNSIVVFSIGIGVGAVLSAVFQGSSIMEIVSSMLFGYKGNTPSAELNQLLVSGGMVSILEAIFIVVTAYVLVRVFEKGNILVPVMEKMVNGINSKMSLIRRTGLMSILLTVATCDQTAGIILPGKMLQEKYKELDLDYSILARTISDTGIVVAPLMPWNINSFLIKPIMGITATQYAPYSVLCYVCPVISILISYLAINKQKAKCKNLK; encoded by the coding sequence GTGAATAATAAGAAATTAGCGCTTAATCCGGTAGTGATACTTATGATAAGCCTTGGATTTATAATTTGTTCAATCATATTATCAATTCCTTTATACGCTGCATTTATGGCTGGTCTGGTGTTTACTTCTATTATATTGGTCAAAAGCGGATATAAATTAAATGAATTAGTGAAAACAGTGATAGATTCTGTTCGTGAGATAAAAAATTTAATTGTTGTTATATTGTTTATTGGTGCTACTACATCAATTTGGCTTTCATCAGGAGTTGTTCCCACAATTATGTACTATGGATTCACATACATGGAGGGAGTGAATTTTTTATTTGCGGCATTTTTGATAATGTCTGCAGTGTCATTATTTATGGGTACAGCTATTGGCACAATAAGCACAGTTGGCATATGCCTGAGCGGTATAGGAATGGGATTGGGAATTCCGAAGAATTTAATTGTTGGAATGCTTGTTTCGGGAGCATTCGTTGCTGATAAGATTTCACCGCTGTCAGGTCTTGTCAATCTGCTGGTTACAACAACACACAAAAATTACAGGGAAATTTTCAAGAGTATGATAATAACGTTGCTACCCACAATAATTGTCACGGCGGCTATTTATTTTATTCTGGGACAGAAATATACCGGAGGAGATTACAGCAAGCTGTTGCTTTACAAGGAAGCAATAGCTTCGGGTTTTAACATAACACCGTTTATGCTGATGCTTCCAGTAATAATACTTGGGCTGTCAATAGCAGGATTAAATTCAATTGTGGTATTTTCTATAGGCATAGGCGTAGGTGCTGTGCTCAGCGCTGTATTCCAAGGGTCCTCCATTATGGAGATTGTAAGCTCCATGCTGTTTGGATACAAAGGAAATACGCCATCAGCTGAATTGAACCAGCTTCTTGTAAGCGGCGGAATGGTGTCAATATTAGAGGCTATATTTATAGTTGTGACTGCATACGTGCTTGTTCGAGTGTTTGAAAAAGGAAACATACTCGTGCCTGTTATGGAAAAGATGGTTAACGGAATAAATTCTAAAATGAGTCTTATACGCCGTACTGGACTTATGAGTATATTGCTGACTGTTGCAACTTGCGACCAGACTGCCGGAATTATACTTCCCGGCAAGATGCTTCAGGAAAAATACAAGGAGCTTGATTTGGATTATTCAATACTTGCAAGAACAATATCTGATACGGGGATAGTGGTTGCGCCATTGATGCCCTGGAATATAAATTCATTTTTAATTAAGCCCATTATGGGGATTACCGCTACCCAGTATGCTCCATATTCTGTGCTCTGCTATGTGTGTCCGGTAATCAGTATTCTGATTTCATACTTGGCTATAAACAAACAAAAGGCAAAATGTAAAAATTTAAAATAA